The Vigna radiata var. radiata cultivar VC1973A unplaced genomic scaffold, Vradiata_ver6 scaffold_221, whole genome shotgun sequence genome window below encodes:
- the LOC106753379 gene encoding scarecrow-like protein 4, translating into MQQEDMQSPWSFFEGMNSTFESGVESLSFTVYDHVGDCGSYGFTVGDCGAYGFTVDDHVGDCGLNTLLSTLEDSTSEICSIPFSSSSLIFSNDHVHTQYPINEETLQLPSLMEFDDFDSILDTEIASIQGHGYLWESEGSFFPPQNLSSEVENAWSPTPSVRSELSINQASPLTLPQQNMEIENQVSLPHLLEAHGEALEQGQKSLAEVILRCLSQKASPLGESLERLVFYLSQSMTNHGDYLKGEAFKNYEAALRALYQGLPVGKVAHFAAVSAILEAMPQDCNSVHIVDSCVGHGFQWVPMIEAIAHMNKTVKLTSIKWDGDGDGEGLECFSSPSNFEETKRQLCEHAKSCGLKLKVEEKGVKELVAEIKKMNRRGGRGEFLAFNSMIGLPHMGRESSRKQALEFLRVAEGLINTSGNRGIITFGDGSAYERVKNNLNFSSFFKAHLEHYQALLEAIESHFPTRFSEARIAMEQLFLQPCISSLDWLQTWEETHSDDPLEAEISFKGRQLSKNILMEIRQVLGGSEGSYQARIEGQNENELVLEYKGTQLLRFSTWKN; encoded by the coding sequence atgcagCAAGAGGATATGCAGTCACCATGGTCATTCTTTGAAGGCATGAACTCAACTTTTGAATCAGGTGTTGAGTCCTTGAGTTTCACTGTGTATGACCATGTTGGTGACTGTGGATCCTATGGTTTCACTGTTGGTGATTGTGGAGCCTATGGTTTCACTGTGGATGACCATGTTGGTGATTGTGGTCTCAATACACTATTGAGCACTCTAGAGGATTCCACTTCTGAAATTTGTTCCATACCCTTTTCTTCATCCTCTTTAATTTTCTCCAATGATCATGTTCACACCCAATACCCAATCAATGAAGAAACCCTGCAACTTCCATCACTCATggaatttgatgattttgattCCATTTTGGATACTGAAATTGCTAGTATTCAAGGTCATGGATACCTATGGGAGAGTGAAGGGAGCTTCTTCCCTCCGCAGAATTTGTCAAGTGAGGTGGAAAATGCTTGGAGTCCTACCCCATCTGTGAGGTCAGAGTTGTCCATAAATCAAGCATCACCATTGACTTTACCTCAGCAAAACATGGAAATTGAAAACCAGGTGAGTCTTCCACACTTGCTAGAGGCACACGGAGAGGCCTTGGAGCAAGGACAAAAATCACTAGCAGAAGTGATTTTAAGGTGCTTGAGCCAGAAAGCTAGTCCACTAGGTGAGTCTCTAGAACGCCTTGTATTCTACTTGTCTCAGAGCATGACCAATCATGGAGACTATCTCAAAGGTGAGGCCTTTAAGAACTATGAGGCTGCTTTGAGGGCACTCTATCAAGGTCTCCCAGTTGGGAAAGTCGCTCACTTTGCAGCTGTTTCTGCAATTCTTGAAGCCATGCCACAAGATTGTAATAGTGTACACATAGTGGACTCTTGTGTTGGACATGGGTTTCAATGGGTTCCAATGATTGAGGCTATTGCACACATGAACAAAACAGTGAAACTGACATCCATTAAATgggatggtgatggtgatggcgAGGGTCTTGAATGTTTTTCAAGTCCATCAAATTTTGAGGAAACTAAAAGGCAGCTCTGTGAGCATGCCAAATCCTGTGGTTTGAAGTTGAAGGTAGAGGAGAAAGGAGTGAAGGAACTTGTTGCTGAGATTAAGAAAATGAACAGAAGGGGTGGGAGAGGTGAGTTTTTGGCCTTCAATTCGATGATTGGTCTTCCACATATGGGAAGAGAAAGTAGCAGAAAACAAGCCTTAGAGTTTCTAAGGGTAGCTGAAGGTTTGATCAACACCTCAGGCAATAGGGGGATTATAACTTTTGGGGATGGAAGTGCTTATGAGAGAGTGAAAAACAACTTGAATTTCAGTTCATTCTTTAAAGCACATTTGGAGCATTACCAAGCCTTGTTAGAAGCAATTGAATCACATTTCCCAACTCGTTTCTCAGAAGCAAGAATTGCCATGGAGCAACTGTTTTTGCAACCTTGTATTTCCTCTCTTGATTGGTTACAAACATGGGAGGAGACGCACAGTGATGACCCACTTGAAGCTGAGATTAGCTTTAAGGGTCGCCAATTgagcaaaaatattttgatggaAATCAGACAAGTGTTGGGAGGAAGTGAAGGCTCATATCAAGCAAGGATTGAAGGACAAAATGAGAATGAACTGGTTTTGGAGTACAAAGGAACTCAACTGTTAAGATTTTCAACTTGGAAAAACTAA